A region of the Drosophila subobscura isolate 14011-0131.10 chromosome J, UCBerk_Dsub_1.0, whole genome shotgun sequence genome:
actcgactcgactcgactccattccattccattctaaTGTGCCCCACCTAACCGCCACCAATTCCACCCATTCCCTGTGCCACCCATGCCATTCCATACACAATCCAttgtttcgttttctattTCACAGACGAGTGGATGTTGCCACAGCGACTTTCACTCTGGCACACAGCCTTCAGCCTTCAGCCTCACGTCGCGAATGGttggtgggtggttgggttgggtgggtgctgctgctgatgctgctgctgccccaaatACCGCTTCCAATTTGGCAGAGTCTGTGCGTGAGCTtgcatttctttgttttggtCTCTTTCggatggcaaatatttggtCTGCTCGAGTTGAGCACGAATAAAAAGTATCTCCCAGATGCACAGACTCTAACTCAAAGTCGCAgctaaaaactgaaactgtaaACTGTGCAAATAGTGCAAATACAGCGGGGGggtacgatacgatacgatatcAGCGGAAGCGGAGGCACGAGCTTCGTCGTGGTACATGTCTCGAGCGGAAACTGTGCCAAAAGACGTATGGCACAAAGCAGGATAAATTTGCCAAGTTTATCATAGCATATACCCGCTGTAAGCGGGGGAGTGccagagctctctctctctctctgcctggcTGTTGGCAAAACATGAGCCAAGGCATTGAGCATAAAATATTGTCGGCGATATTTTAACGCGCGCTCAAGCGAAATTGTCATATAAATAACATCAGGGGGAAGGGGTTCAGTTCGGCAGGGAGTGTGGAACCTTCCTCTCGGGGGTTGGGTTGCGTTTCGGGCTTAGTGGGAATATTGGCTCTACTGTCCGGGGactggctgtgctgctggcaAGCATTACtttgaaatattaaacatttttggggcagaaaggcaaacacaagGCACAAGTTGAAGTTTATTGCTGACAtttgatggctggctggctggcagcaaaAGTTGCTGGAAATTGgagcacaggcagcagcagcagcagccgtggaAACTGGGAAACCTGGAAACCATTTCGGACCAGTcaattttttatgtacattttcctAATGCTATTTTTAAAAGCGCCAAACTTTTTGGCCCACAAACAGATGAAAGGAAGACGCCAAACACGTTGGCATCCCTGCCGCTTTTGGGCACAACTGTACCagctctctccctttctctctctcgctcaaaATGGGCCATAAAACCCATTAAATCAAAAGAAACTTGCATTTATTTAGCAATTTCCAccaaactgcaactgaaaaaGTTTCCGcaaaaattcttttttttcccctttccATAAAAAGGCAACAATAGGGAGAAGGGGTGGTGTGAAAAGGGGTGTGGCATAGGGGGAGGATGGAAAGAGAAACGGAAGTCATAGCGCTAgaccaaagcaaaagcaaaaccagaGGGAAGCCCCAAATCCAAAACAAGAAGGAACCGGACTGCGCCCAGacagaaaaatataataaaaagagGTTCCCAACGCCCCaacccaccacaccacaccacccaccCCTTCCACACACCACTTTGCCACTGTCCGTTGCGTCTCACCCTCTTGGTGTGGCCAATTTTTGGGGACATGGCCGCAAAGGCTGCACAGTTCTAGTCACAGTTCGAGTTCAACTGACAGCCAAACATTTATAACAATGGCTGAAAATAGTGGCTAAAAGGGGATGGGCGGGTGTGGACCCGTAGACGGACACGGACGGAACTAATAAATGAGTttcggcaacagcagcaaaaccaaataaaaatgtcccctaaaaaaaagaaagcgaaaataaaatcTCGTCGGCAGactataaaatatttagagCATACTCTCAGGGGGTGGACAGACAATATCCTGGCTGCAGCGAGCGGCTAAAAGGTACCACATTTGAGTGTGGGTGACAATTTAAATAGCTGCAACCAAAAggaaacgaggaggaacgttgtgagacgcgtcttaagccgcgtcacaactcttatacccggtactcagtactacatctgcaccttagcggttatttgtcaaattttacattttctcttcatctgtcatctacatcaacaacactactcacgccaacacgctcctttagctcgccaccctcccctagagacacacactgcagagtcagggcagaggcagcggcagagtcgtggccgaggatgagtcagagacgtgtcaggggaagaggcctctgccactgcgcgaagcagagtgtgaatgagagaatgtgtaaaagcaacaaaagctgctggacagggtgggtttagccactgcaacttaatttcttcattgtggccataataatgatccaatcggatcccaatttggtgatcagatagatatggtcattccctacggaatggcgtttttagttttcttttatctttaaaattgtagatttgggaggttttcgcccttttgcgggggcggaagagggcgtggctgatttttgaaatacacttgtaacagtgtgagcatacagaagtctggatgcaaaatttggtggctctagcttttatggtctctgagatccaggcgctcaacaagacggacggacagacggacagacggacagacggacggacagacagacatggctcaatcgactcggctattgatgctgatcaagaatatatatactttatggggtcggagacgtttccttctgtgcgttacatacaaccgttatgtgcacaaatacaatataccctatttactcttcgagtaccgggtataataaccCAAATACCATGGCATAGTGCAATGGCAAGAGTTAAAAGGAAGGAGAGTAGCGAGTGTCAAGAGGAACGAGTGAACTATAGGAGAAAGAACAGCGAGTTATGGCGAAGAAAGAAGCGAGTAATTGCGTTAATGTAAAGCAAGTGGAATTGATTAATGATGGATCCTTGGCCTTTTTGTTAGAGCAGCAAAAGCGAGAAAGTATAAGCATGTGGGAGCAAAGAAATTGAAAGAGTTTCCTATATGTAGTGTAAAGCATACACAAATCCTCTGTCGTACCTTTCACAACGCAATCTCCTCTGGCATATAAACACTCAGCACCGCAGCCTCACCCAACCGATAACTTCTGAACCACTTGAGAGGCAACAAACAGCCACAGGTCTTGGGGTCTCACCGAGCTCATCGAGATCGAGCAGCGGGCCTCGGGCACTGTGTTGGCCATTTAACAGGATTTtagcaatttaaatttgattttttccccattttccccGCCATCTATCCGTTTAGTCAGCCCCTCCCCTCCATATGCATTCCAAGCAGCTGTGCTCCGGAAAAACTTCacaatttctgtttttatttccctGAAATTGTTGTCAGTTGTTTGTTCTTCGGGGAAGTCAGTCGCCTGGCGCCCCGCTCTGTTCCTTTCCCTCAACAAGTTGCTTTATGGCATATGCATGATAATGATGAGgagtcctggtcctggtcctgttCCTGGTTCTGGGACTGTTCCAGGACCCTCCTCGAAtgccatttttttgtgttgtgtgcgtgtggcgcAGCTTCATATGATGCTCCCGGGTGTTTATGTGTTATTTACATAATAAAAAGCGAGAGTTAAGAGAGATGAGAGGCATCCTTTGCAAGACAgccgctgctcctctgccactctgctcctctgccactCTTCTCCTCTCTGCATTGCTCTGAAGTATGACCCACATCTATGATTATTTTCATAGCGCCTTTGGGGCCGGCCACGCCTACGCTGCGTAAAGTtttgaaaaatacaaaaagggGGAAGCTTCCTTTGTGCTCTTTCCCGCACCCATTCCAAAgagacaaaacaacaaacagaggaAAAAAGGAGaattttgccttttgttttatttattttatggcccCCCGTTCGGGGACCCTGTGCCGATAGATATCCTTTCTCGTACGTAGCATCATCCTTGAACTTCccgcagttgctgctgccgcgctaaattaagttttgtttgcccGTAGTCCCCAGATCCCATCCCAGAACCCCAGAGCTCGCAGCTGATAAATGTccccaaagcaaacagaatgcAAGTTTCTTTTTTAAGTTTTGGCCCAAACTATGCGGCATGTCTCTTTGGCCTGTTCGGGGCGGGGTGTGTTCCCTCTGGGCCATGGACTCTATATAGAGGGTTGGGacttggctttgggtttgggttcgtgcttggggttggggttgagGGCAGGAGGTTTGACTTTGGGGACTTGTCAGTTGACACAAAGGGTTGGACCCCGGTTGGGTCCATTGTCTGACACGTGTACGaggagtgtgtgttttgggggtGCGGTTGACTTTGAAGAACTTCCTAGGGGTAAGTGTGAGGGGCAGACATCCACACATTAAAGCCTCTGCAAAGCCTCAGTTAAAGCCAACTTCTGGCTGGCCAAATGGCTGTCCTAATGCCATTCCTAATGTCAGTGCCGTGGCCATTTAAATTGTCTTCATTTGCTTACTGTCAGACAgggcacacagcaacaacaacgaaaaaaggaaaaaacgaagcaaaaaaGCGGAAAATAATCCACAAAACTACCGATTAACTCCCGACGGGGTTGGAGGGGGACAAACGGCAGCtccagcgactgcagcagctgccaaatcCAATGAAAAtccaaaagccaagccaaaccaTTTTCgaactctaatggaaaatcaatttaaagcGCTCTAACCAACCTCTAACcccactctcttctctcttctctctttgtcGTTGCAGGCGAATGTCGGAGTCGAAATACGAAAGCCATTGGCAAACTTGGCCAAAGCGTATTTAGCCCGATATAAAAGCGGACACAGCAGACGAGGAACAGCAGACGAGGAACCAGCAAAAGACAGTCCACACACAGCAAGACCACCATTCACCAGAGAGACAatcacacaggcagacagacatccAGAGAGGAGACCAGACGGTCAGGCAGGAAGGGCagagcccagtgcccagtgtcCAGAGTCCAGGGGGGAGACGTGAGAGACGTGTAATGAGCAGACGacggtcgtcgtcgtcgtcgtcgtcgttggccAGGGCAATTACCATGTCGTCGTCCTCGCCGACCTCAtcgctgttgtcgctgctagtcctggtgctggtggtgcttgTGGGCTTACTGCAGCCAACAAATGGCCTGGCAAATTGTCCAAACGGCTGTGAATGCGATGACGACACCCTGATGGTCAACTGCGGCGAGGGGCGGCTGGATGTCCTCCCCATAGCCCTCAATCCGGCCATCCAGCGGCTGGTCATCAAGAACAACAAACTGAAGACCATCGACTCGTCGATGCAGTTCTATGCGCAGCTGACATTCCTCGATTTGTCCTTCAACGACATGGTGACCATACCAGAGCGCTCCTTCGCCTACCACgccaagctgcaggagctcCATCTCAACCACAACAAGATTGGCCAGGTCTCCAACAAGACCTTCACGGGCCTCTCCACCATCAGTGTGCTCAATCTGCGTGGCAATCTCATTGCGGAGCTCGAGTTTCGCACCTTCTCGCCCATGGTGCGGCTGGAGGAGCTGAACCTGGGCCAGAACCGCATCAGCCACATCGATCCGCATGCCCTCGACGGTTTGGTCAATCTGCGGGTGCTCTATCTGGACGATAACACCCTGACGACCGTGCCCTCGCAGCTGACATTCCAAAGTCTGCCCAGTCTGGCGGAACTCTACTTGGGCACCAACTCCTTCATGACCATTCCCGGCGGTGCCTTCCAGGACCTCAAGGGCCTCACCCGGTTGGATCTGCGCGGTGCCGGACTGCACAACATCTCGGCAGAGGCCCTCAAGGGGCTGGAGTCGCTGCGCTACATGGATCTGTCGGACAATCGGCTAACGGCCATACCCACGGCTGCCCTGCAGCGTCTGGGCCGCCTGGAGGAGCTGAGTATTGGCCAGAACGACTTTGAGGTGGTTGCCTCGGGCGCCTTTGCCGGACTGCGGGAGCTGCGGCGGCTCGAGCTGACGGGAGCCCAGCGGCTGAGACGCGTCGAGAGCGGCGCCTTCACGGCCAACACCAATCTGGAGCAACTGAATCTGTCCAGCAATAAGCAGCTCAACGAGCTGCATGGCAACGCTCTGGGCGGTCTGCCGCATCTCAGCTCGGTGATCCTCAAGGAGAATCAGCTGAGCACCCTGGCCGAGGGCCTCATCCCGTGGGCCGACCTGCAGACCCTCGACCTCTCCGAGAACCCCTTCGTCTGCGACTGCCAGCTGATGTGGCTGCGCAACCTGCTAATCAGCAAGAACGCCAGCAACCAGTACGCTCCGGTGGTGTGCGCCTACCCGGCCACGCTGCGGGATCTGCCGCTCGCCCAGCTGTCGGAGCCGCTGCTCGGCTGCACCCACGGAGCGGCCAACAAGCAGGCCATCATCGGGATCCTGGTGGTGGCCTGCGCGGCACTCATCACCACGCTGGCTCTGGTGCTGTACACCTGCCGGCGGCGCATTCGGGAGATGCTGAAGGGACACTCGGCGCTGGGCAGGAAGGAGCGCGAGTACCAGAAGACATTCTCCGACGAGGAGTACATGACGCGACCGCCGCCCGGCTGCGGGGGAGTGCATCCCGCGGGTGCGTATCCCTGCAGCCAGTCGCAGTACATGGGCAGCCGGCCGATTCCAGTGACCGAGCTATAGCTAGAAGCTCCACCCCCACCTCAGATGCGGGGTAGGGGTGGCAtcgcctccaccaccaccaccaccggtAGCAGCACAGCGGcaccgctgcagcagctgcaagtgCCCAGCCCCGTCGAtcatgccgccgccgcctcctcctttgCCCAGCTCAGCCACATCCACTACATGACCAACAACCAGACCCAGATTCCGAGCCCCAGCCAGACGCAGATGCACCACTCGCAGCAGGACATGCGCCTGCTGGCCAACGGCGGCGGCAAGACTCTGAATGCCGCCTCCCTGCCACGCCACAGGATGCAGGAGAGCACCCTCTCGCACTACAGCCAGCCCCTTGCCCTTGCCAATGGCATTCGCCTCACCCAGGACCACTtcaaccacaaccacagccacagtccacacagccatggccacagccacaatggGGGCGTCTATGCCAAGCCCTGCGATGCGATGGCCGAGCCGGGCTATATCCACAACAATTCGCACTACTCCCTGCCCCTGGATCACGATTTGCCGCCCAGCCCCACGCCCACACCTCCCCCACCGGCCCTGCCCCTGCGCAATGGCGTTGGCATGGCCCTGATCCATGGCAACACAACCGGACGGCGATCcttcaacagcaacaacaacaacaatgtggcTACTCTATCGAACAACAATCATGGTGTAGGTGGAGGAGTGATcctggccagcggcagcaacaacaacggcagccTGCGTCGCTATCACTGATATACGGGGAAGACGTGCGGGACCCTGGGCCGCACCTTTAAGCCGAAACCCAATGCGGACATTGAGCTGTACCATTTCTACAAGGGTTGAGATTGAGGggatgagcaggagcaggagctggagcaggataAGGCCTCCTGCGGATGACGATTTATGTGTTATTCTACCTACGATCTGTGGATCCATTCTATGATCTAATTTATCTAATTGTATATTCTTATGTTACGTGTATTCAGGCGAAAGCATTTTGTATAAATTAGCATTTAGTTGAGTGATTATGAGAAGGGGGAAaagcgcagcgcagcag
Encoded here:
- the LOC117893012 gene encoding LOW QUALITY PROTEIN: carboxypeptidase N subunit 2 (The sequence of the model RefSeq protein was modified relative to this genomic sequence to represent the inferred CDS: substituted 1 base at 1 genomic stop codon) codes for the protein MSRRRSSSSSSSLARAITMSSSSPTSSLLSLLVLVLVVLVGLLQPTNGLANCPNGCECDDDTLMVNCGEGRLDVLPIALNPAIQRLVIKNNKLKTIDSSMQFYAQLTFLDLSFNDMVTIPERSFAYHAKLQELHLNHNKIGQVSNKTFTGLSTISVLNLRGNLIAELEFRTFSPMVRLEELNLGQNRISHIDPHALDGLVNLRVLYLDDNTLTTVPSQLTFQSLPSLAELYLGTNSFMTIPGGAFQDLKGLTRLDLRGAGLHNISAEALKGLESLRYMDLSDNRLTAIPTAALQRLGRLEELSIGQNDFEVVASGAFAGLRELRRLELTGAQRLRRVESGAFTANTNLEQLNLSSNKQLNELHGNALGGLPHLSSVILKENQLSTLAEGLIPWADLQTLDLSENPFVCDCQLMWLRNLLISKNASNQYAPVVCAYPATLRDLPLAQLSEPLLGCTHGAANKQAIIGILVVACAALITTLALVLYTCRRRIREMLKGHSALGRKEREYQKTFSDEEYMTRPPPGCGGVHPAGAYPCSQSQYMGSRPIPVTELXLEAPPPPQMRGRGGIASTTTTTGSSTAAPLQQLQVPSPVDHAAAASSFAQLSHIHYMTNNQTQIPSPSQTQMHHSQQDMRLLANGGGKTLNAASLPRHRMQESTLSHYSQPLALANGIRLTQDHFNHNHSHSPHSHGHSHNGGVYAKPCDAMAEPGYIHNNSHYSLPLDHDLPPSPTPTPPPPALPLRNGVGMALIHGNTTGRRSFNSNNNNNVATLSNNNHGVGGGVILASGSNNNGSLRRYH